One window from the genome of Lysobacter helvus encodes:
- a CDS encoding discoidin domain-containing protein, translated as MRRWFVAGCVLGLAACGGPKGARALDDFSDLRAWKVIQSDQVTGTLRKVDGPDGAALCLDYDFHGVAGYVGLQRDLPLDYPANYAFDVKVRGTGARNDFQFKLVDASGDNVWWSVKPKFELPDDWTPLQYRKRDIAKAWGPSPKTALEHSAKLEFTLASGDGGRGAVCFDTLTFTPLPPPPSGPLTGTLSPGAEGWTLDLGTQRELGGAILRWNRDAFARDYTVSASEDGSAWRVLREVHGADGGEDSLALPETDARYLRVKPATPATLEAIDAQPLAFGATPNDFVKAVAARAPRGAYPRGFVNEQPYWTIVGVDGGHDQALLGEDGAIELGKGAFSLEPMVTTRGRRSTWADVHATQSLQDGYLPMPSVQWTHPDYTLDITAFAEPRAGGVAAGEVADARLIARYRLANTTRAPMDYTFALRVRPFQVNPPSQFLNTTGGVSPLNKLMLYPQYVAVDNVPRAAVFPKADRVSATTFDGQGLPSKTAFADDPTGLASGVFEYDVHLAPGASVEFAWSSSLEGQPPSILKQGEAATAQAAVAAQWHDKLDRVRVQVPPQGQRIVDTLRTALGHMAISRVGPRLQPGTRSYSRAWIRDGAMIGEGLLRLGREDIASEFLRWYAPRQFENGKVPCCVDDRGADPVPENDSHGEFVFLAAEVYRYTHDRALLETMWPHVQGAVKYMDALRASERTEANRATNPAFYGLMPASISHEGYSAKPMHSYWDDFWALRGYKDAVQIAQWLGHDADAKRFAASRDQFAGDLRDSLKLAMARKNINFLPGSAELGDFDATSTTIALAPGGEQANLPQDALLATFERYWTEFEQRRTNTRAWKDYTPYELRTIGTFVRLGWRDRAHSALDFFFKDQQPRAWNQWAEVVSRTPRKPFFLGDLPHAWVASDYVRSALDLFAYSRESDDALVIAAGIPADWMTGQGIAVEGLRTPGGPLKYSLRADANRLHLEIGNGLTPPSGGMVFPWPFKGTPGTTTIDGKPAQWHSQELRITHVPATVEIVR; from the coding sequence ATGAGACGGTGGTTCGTGGCGGGATGCGTGCTGGGGTTGGCGGCCTGCGGCGGCCCGAAGGGCGCGCGCGCACTGGACGATTTCTCCGACCTGCGCGCGTGGAAGGTGATCCAGTCCGACCAGGTGACCGGCACCCTGCGCAAGGTCGATGGGCCCGACGGTGCGGCGCTGTGCCTGGATTACGACTTCCACGGCGTGGCCGGGTACGTCGGCCTGCAGCGCGACCTGCCGCTGGACTATCCGGCCAACTACGCGTTCGACGTCAAGGTGCGCGGCACGGGCGCGCGCAACGATTTCCAGTTCAAGCTCGTCGATGCGAGCGGCGACAACGTGTGGTGGTCGGTGAAGCCGAAGTTCGAGCTGCCCGACGACTGGACGCCGCTGCAGTACCGCAAGCGCGACATCGCGAAGGCGTGGGGCCCGTCGCCGAAGACCGCGCTGGAGCACAGCGCGAAACTCGAGTTCACCCTGGCCAGCGGCGACGGCGGACGCGGCGCGGTGTGCTTCGACACGCTCACGTTCACGCCATTGCCGCCACCGCCGAGCGGCCCGCTGACGGGCACGCTGTCGCCCGGCGCGGAGGGATGGACGCTGGACCTGGGCACGCAGCGCGAACTCGGCGGCGCGATCCTGCGCTGGAACCGCGACGCGTTCGCGCGCGACTACACCGTGTCGGCCTCCGAAGACGGCAGCGCGTGGCGCGTGTTGCGCGAGGTGCATGGCGCCGACGGCGGCGAGGATTCCCTCGCGCTGCCGGAAACCGACGCACGCTACCTGCGCGTGAAGCCGGCGACCCCGGCCACGCTCGAAGCGATCGATGCGCAACCGCTGGCCTTCGGCGCGACGCCGAACGATTTCGTCAAGGCCGTCGCCGCGCGTGCGCCGCGCGGTGCGTATCCGCGCGGCTTCGTCAACGAACAACCGTACTGGACGATCGTGGGCGTAGACGGCGGCCACGACCAGGCGCTGCTCGGCGAAGACGGTGCGATCGAACTGGGCAAGGGTGCCTTCAGCCTCGAACCGATGGTGACGACGCGCGGCCGGCGCAGCACGTGGGCCGACGTGCACGCGACGCAATCGCTGCAGGATGGTTACCTGCCGATGCCGTCGGTGCAGTGGACGCATCCGGACTACACGCTCGACATCACCGCATTCGCCGAACCGCGCGCGGGCGGCGTGGCGGCGGGCGAAGTCGCCGATGCGCGCCTCATCGCGCGCTACCGCCTGGCCAACACGACGCGCGCGCCGATGGATTACACCTTCGCCTTGCGCGTGCGCCCGTTCCAGGTGAACCCGCCGAGCCAGTTCCTCAACACCACCGGCGGCGTGAGCCCGCTGAACAAGCTGATGCTGTATCCGCAATACGTGGCCGTGGACAACGTGCCGCGCGCGGCGGTGTTCCCGAAGGCCGATCGCGTTTCGGCGACGACGTTCGATGGGCAGGGGCTGCCGTCGAAGACTGCATTCGCGGACGATCCGACGGGGCTGGCGAGCGGCGTGTTCGAGTACGACGTGCACCTCGCGCCGGGCGCGTCGGTGGAGTTCGCGTGGTCCTCGTCGCTCGAAGGCCAGCCGCCGTCGATCCTCAAGCAGGGCGAAGCCGCGACTGCGCAGGCGGCCGTGGCCGCGCAGTGGCACGACAAGCTCGATCGCGTGCGCGTCCAGGTGCCGCCACAGGGCCAGCGCATCGTCGATACCTTGCGTACCGCGCTCGGGCACATGGCGATCAGCCGCGTGGGGCCGCGCCTGCAACCGGGCACGCGCTCGTATTCGCGCGCGTGGATCCGCGACGGCGCGATGATCGGCGAAGGCCTGCTGCGCCTGGGGCGCGAAGACATCGCGAGCGAATTCCTGCGCTGGTATGCGCCGCGCCAGTTCGAGAACGGCAAGGTGCCATGCTGCGTGGACGATCGCGGCGCCGATCCCGTGCCGGAGAACGACAGCCACGGTGAGTTCGTGTTCCTGGCCGCCGAGGTGTATCGCTATACGCACGACCGCGCATTGCTGGAAACAATGTGGCCGCACGTGCAGGGCGCTGTGAAGTACATGGACGCACTGCGTGCGAGCGAACGCACGGAAGCCAACCGCGCCACCAATCCCGCGTTCTACGGCCTGATGCCGGCCTCGATCAGCCACGAAGGCTATTCGGCCAAGCCGATGCATTCGTACTGGGACGATTTCTGGGCGCTGCGCGGTTACAAGGATGCGGTCCAGATCGCGCAGTGGCTCGGGCACGATGCCGACGCAAAGCGCTTCGCGGCCTCGCGCGACCAGTTCGCCGGCGACCTGCGCGATTCGCTGAAGCTGGCGATGGCGCGCAAGAACATCAACTTCCTCCCGGGTTCGGCCGAACTCGGCGACTTCGACGCCACCTCGACCACCATCGCGCTCGCCCCCGGCGGCGAACAGGCCAACCTCCCGCAGGACGCGTTGCTCGCCACGTTCGAGCGCTACTGGACCGAGTTCGAACAGCGCCGCACCAACACGCGCGCATGGAAGGACTACACCCCGTACGAACTCCGCACCATCGGCACCTTCGTCCGCCTGGGCTGGCGCGACCGCGCGCATTCCGCGCTGGACTTCTTCTTCAAGGACCAGCAACCGCGCGCCTGGAACCAATGGGCGGAAGTCGTCTCGCGCACCCCGCGCAAACCCTTCTTCCTCGGCGACCTCCCGCACGCCTGGGTCGCCTCCGACTACGTGCGCTCCGCCCTGGACCTGTTCGCGTATTCGCGCGAATCCGACGACGCCCTGGTCATCGCCGCAGGCATTCCCGCCGACTGGATGACAGGGCAGGGCATCGCCGTCGAAGGCCTCCGCACTCCGGGCGGCCCCCTCAAGTATTCGTTGCGTGCAGATGCAAACCGCCTGCATCTGGAAATTGGCAACGGCCTCACACCACCGAGTGGCGGCATGGTCTTCCCGTGGCCATTCAAAGGCACACCGGGCACGACCACGATCGACGGCAAACCCGCGCAATGGCACAGCCAGGAATTGCGGATCACCCACGTACCGGCCACGGTTGAAATCGTGCGATAG
- a CDS encoding carbohydrate ABC transporter permease — MLAAATVNGLLFALAVLAVAPLAWMLAVSFMQPGEASHFPPPWWPSSPTLHNYRELFLRAGMGRYLVNSALIATGVTLVSVLLNTLAGYAFAKLKFRGREQTFRALLGALVIPGQVAMMPLFLLLKQMGLVNTYAGAMVPGLAGIFGIFLVRQYARSLPDELLEAARIDGAGELRIFFQVVLPALRPILVTLAIFAFLGAWNDFMWPLIVLGDQDLQTLPVALASLSREHVQDNELMMAGSVVTILPVLLLFLVLQRYYMQGLLVGSVKG; from the coding sequence ATGCTCGCCGCGGCGACCGTCAACGGCCTGCTGTTCGCGCTCGCCGTGCTGGCCGTCGCGCCGCTGGCGTGGATGCTCGCGGTGTCCTTCATGCAACCGGGCGAGGCGAGCCACTTCCCGCCGCCGTGGTGGCCGTCGTCGCCCACGCTGCACAACTATCGCGAACTGTTCCTGCGCGCGGGCATGGGCCGTTACCTGGTCAACAGCGCGCTGATCGCCACGGGCGTCACGCTGGTGTCGGTGCTGCTCAACACGCTGGCGGGCTATGCCTTCGCGAAGCTGAAGTTCCGCGGGCGCGAACAGACGTTCCGCGCCTTGCTTGGCGCGCTGGTGATCCCGGGGCAGGTGGCGATGATGCCGCTGTTCCTGCTGCTCAAGCAGATGGGGCTGGTGAACACGTACGCCGGCGCGATGGTGCCGGGGCTCGCGGGGATCTTCGGCATCTTCCTCGTGCGCCAGTACGCGCGCTCGCTGCCGGATGAATTGCTGGAAGCGGCGCGCATCGACGGCGCGGGCGAGCTGCGCATCTTCTTCCAGGTGGTGTTGCCCGCGTTGCGACCGATCCTGGTGACGCTCGCTATCTTCGCCTTCCTCGGCGCATGGAACGATTTCATGTGGCCCCTGATCGTGCTCGGCGACCAGGACCTGCAGACGCTGCCTGTCGCGCTGGCGTCGCTCTCGCGCGAACACGTGCAGGACAACGAACTGATGATGGCGGGTTCCGTCGTGACCATCCTGCCGGTGCTCTTGTTGTTCCTCGTGCTCCAGCGGTATTACATGCAGGGTCTGCTGGTCGGGAGCGTCAAGGGATGA
- a CDS encoding carbohydrate ABC transporter permease: MKPSLAGWAFAAPALTVIALFFVLPVIAALGLSVTDFDIYALADQRNLRFVGLDNYIKLLGNPLFWKALGNTLYFVVAGVPLSIFVSLAAALLLHSKLARFKPVFRTALFAPVVTTVVAVAVIWRYLFHTRYGAANWGLSLVGIDPVDWFGDPRWAMPSIILFAVWKNFGYNMIIFLAGLQAIPEDLYEAARIDGASWWRQLVHVTLPMLGPVLLLVGILTMAGYFQLFAEPYVMTQGGPLQSTVSVLYLMYEEGFKWWNLGNASAVAFLLFLLMTATTSGLLWFARRRGAE; the protein is encoded by the coding sequence ATGAAGCCATCGCTCGCCGGCTGGGCCTTCGCTGCACCCGCGTTGACGGTGATCGCGTTGTTCTTCGTGCTGCCGGTCATCGCCGCGCTGGGCCTGAGCGTCACCGACTTCGACATCTACGCGCTCGCCGACCAGCGCAACCTGCGCTTCGTCGGGCTCGACAACTACATCAAGCTGCTCGGCAACCCGCTGTTCTGGAAGGCGCTGGGCAACACGCTGTACTTCGTCGTCGCGGGCGTGCCGCTGTCGATCTTCGTGTCGCTGGCCGCGGCGTTGCTGCTGCACTCGAAGCTCGCGCGCTTCAAGCCCGTGTTCCGCACCGCGTTGTTCGCGCCGGTGGTGACGACGGTGGTGGCGGTCGCGGTGATCTGGCGGTATCTGTTCCACACGCGGTACGGCGCGGCGAACTGGGGCCTGTCGCTGGTCGGCATCGATCCGGTCGACTGGTTCGGCGATCCGCGATGGGCGATGCCGTCGATCATCCTGTTCGCCGTGTGGAAGAACTTCGGCTACAACATGATCATCTTCCTCGCGGGATTGCAGGCGATCCCCGAAGACCTGTACGAAGCCGCGCGCATCGACGGCGCGTCGTGGTGGCGGCAACTGGTGCACGTCACGCTGCCGATGCTCGGGCCGGTGTTGCTGCTGGTGGGCATCCTCACGATGGCGGGCTATTTCCAGTTGTTCGCCGAGCCTTACGTGATGACGCAGGGCGGCCCGCTGCAGAGCACCGTCAGCGTGCTGTACCTGATGTACGAAGAAGGCTTCAAGTGGTGGAACCTGGGCAACGCGTCGGCGGTGGCGTTCCTGCTGTTCCTGCTGATGACGGCGACCACGAGCGGGTTGTTGTGGTTCGCGCGCAGGCGGGGGGCGGAATGA
- a CDS encoding sugar ABC transporter substrate-binding protein, whose translation MNTGLRAWALACVAALACVAGCARHSEAQGGTVVRFWAMGYEGEVVAQLLPEFERTHPGIKVRLQQQPWTAAHEKLLTAFAGNALPDVVPLGNTWIPEFAALGALEPLDARLKATPAVDVADYFEGAWDSGVIDGRTYAVPWYVETRVPYYRRDLLAKAGVTAPPKDWTTWRASMVALKRAAGADKYAVLLPLNEFEPLLNLAVQQPEPLLRDGGRFGNFRSASYKRTLAFYKSLFDEDLAPRVDNTRISNVWDEFGKGYFSYYISGPWNIAEFRKRLPPALADDWMTMPLPGPDGPGASIAGGTSFVIFKSARNKDAAWQLIAWLSEPAQQVRIHALTGDLPPRRSPWQTPALANDPYARAFRDQLERAVPAPKVPEWERIATEIRLVGEQVANDKMSVDVAAAEMDRRADAILEKRRWMLDHHTLPGAAP comes from the coding sequence GTGAACACCGGCTTGCGCGCGTGGGCGCTGGCGTGCGTCGCGGCGCTCGCGTGCGTCGCGGGTTGCGCGCGGCATTCGGAAGCGCAGGGCGGCACCGTCGTGCGCTTCTGGGCGATGGGCTACGAAGGCGAAGTCGTTGCGCAGCTGCTGCCCGAGTTCGAACGCACGCATCCCGGGATCAAGGTGCGGTTGCAGCAGCAACCCTGGACCGCCGCGCACGAGAAGCTGCTGACGGCGTTCGCGGGCAATGCGTTGCCGGACGTCGTACCGTTGGGCAACACGTGGATCCCGGAGTTCGCCGCGCTCGGCGCGCTCGAGCCGCTCGACGCGCGCCTCAAGGCGACGCCGGCCGTGGACGTCGCCGATTATTTCGAAGGCGCGTGGGATTCCGGCGTCATCGATGGCCGGACGTACGCGGTGCCGTGGTACGTCGAAACGCGCGTGCCGTATTACCGGCGCGATTTGCTCGCGAAGGCCGGCGTGACCGCGCCGCCGAAGGACTGGACGACCTGGCGCGCCTCGATGGTGGCGCTGAAGCGCGCCGCGGGCGCGGACAAGTACGCGGTGCTGCTGCCGCTCAACGAATTCGAACCGCTGCTCAACCTCGCCGTGCAGCAACCCGAACCGCTGCTGCGCGACGGCGGCCGCTTCGGCAATTTCCGCAGCGCCAGCTACAAGCGCACGCTGGCGTTCTACAAGAGCCTGTTCGACGAAGACCTGGCACCGCGCGTGGACAACACGCGCATCTCCAACGTGTGGGACGAATTCGGCAAGGGCTACTTCAGCTACTACATCAGCGGCCCCTGGAACATCGCCGAGTTCCGCAAGCGCCTGCCGCCGGCGCTGGCGGACGACTGGATGACGATGCCGTTGCCGGGCCCGGACGGGCCGGGCGCGTCGATCGCCGGCGGCACCAGCTTCGTGATCTTCAAGTCCGCGCGGAACAAGGACGCGGCGTGGCAACTGATCGCGTGGTTGTCCGAGCCCGCGCAGCAGGTGCGCATCCATGCGCTCACCGGCGATTTGCCGCCGCGCCGTTCGCCGTGGCAGACGCCGGCGCTCGCGAACGATCCGTATGCGCGCGCGTTCCGCGACCAGCTCGAACGCGCCGTGCCCGCGCCGAAAGTGCCGGAGTGGGAACGCATCGCCACCGAGATCCGCCTCGTCGGCGAACAAGTGGCCAACGACAAGATGAGCGTCGACGTCGCCGCCGCGGAAATGGATCGCCGCGCCGATGCCATCCTCGAGAAGCGCCGCTGGATGCTCGACCACCACACGCTGCCGGGCGCCGCGCCATGA
- a CDS encoding glucoamylase family protein, with amino-acid sequence MAMHPPRIALGTFLAVAMLAGCKAPPAEQKPPAQPPAAPATVATAHDINTVPPLVDDLQHRTFNYFWERTNAKNGLVPDRWPTPSFSSIAAVGFGLTAYGVGVERGWITRDQAVDRTLATLRFFDTAPQGPDARGMTGYKGFYYHFIDMEHGARFETTELSTVDTTLLMGGVLFAQTYYDGKDPRETEIRALADKLYRKVEWPWAQARKPRISMGWTPEKGFIAYDWNGYNEAILVYLLALGSPTHPVGKDAYDAWTSTYDKTWGTVQGQEHLSFPPLFGHQYSHVWVDFRGIQDAYMARRGIDYFENSRRAALSQQAYAVANPAGWDGYGKDVWGLTASDGPIDATISFKGKPRLFQTYTARGTGTEYTIDDGTIAPTAAAASMPFVPEQSIAAIQAMHDRYGKAIYAQYGFLDSFNPSFTFTDAKLHHGQLVPGTGWVDGDYLGIDQGPIVLMIENHRSDFVWSVMRRNPYIRKGLERAGFTGGWLDGAQ; translated from the coding sequence ATGGCGATGCATCCCCCACGCATTGCCCTCGGAACGTTCCTCGCGGTCGCGATGCTGGCGGGGTGCAAGGCCCCGCCGGCGGAGCAGAAGCCACCTGCGCAGCCTCCCGCTGCGCCGGCGACGGTCGCGACGGCGCATGACATCAACACCGTGCCGCCGCTCGTCGACGACCTGCAACACCGCACGTTCAATTATTTCTGGGAGCGCACCAACGCGAAGAACGGCCTGGTGCCGGATCGCTGGCCGACGCCGTCGTTCTCCAGCATCGCGGCCGTCGGCTTCGGCCTCACCGCGTATGGGGTGGGCGTGGAGCGCGGGTGGATCACGCGCGACCAGGCGGTGGATCGCACGCTCGCCACGCTGCGGTTCTTCGACACCGCGCCGCAGGGCCCCGACGCGCGCGGCATGACCGGCTACAAGGGCTTCTACTACCACTTCATCGACATGGAGCACGGTGCGCGCTTCGAGACGACGGAGCTGTCCACCGTCGACACGACGCTGCTGATGGGCGGCGTGCTGTTCGCGCAGACGTACTACGACGGCAAGGACCCGCGCGAAACCGAAATCCGCGCGCTCGCCGACAAGCTGTATCGCAAGGTCGAATGGCCGTGGGCGCAGGCGCGCAAGCCGCGCATCTCGATGGGCTGGACGCCGGAGAAGGGCTTCATCGCCTACGACTGGAACGGCTACAACGAGGCGATCCTCGTCTACCTCCTCGCGCTGGGCTCGCCCACGCATCCGGTAGGCAAGGACGCGTACGACGCGTGGACGTCGACCTACGACAAGACGTGGGGCACCGTGCAGGGGCAGGAACACCTGTCGTTCCCGCCGCTGTTCGGCCACCAGTATTCGCACGTGTGGGTCGACTTCCGCGGCATCCAGGATGCCTACATGGCCAGGCGCGGCATCGATTACTTCGAGAACAGCCGTCGCGCGGCGTTGTCGCAGCAGGCCTACGCGGTCGCCAATCCCGCGGGCTGGGACGGCTACGGGAAAGACGTGTGGGGCCTGACGGCCTCCGATGGCCCGATCGACGCGACCATCTCCTTCAAGGGCAAGCCGCGCCTGTTCCAGACCTACACCGCGCGCGGCACCGGCACCGAGTACACGATCGACGACGGCACGATCGCGCCGACGGCGGCCGCGGCGTCGATGCCGTTCGTGCCCGAGCAATCGATCGCGGCGATCCAGGCGATGCACGATCGTTACGGCAAGGCGATCTACGCGCAGTACGGGTTCCTCGATTCCTTCAATCCGAGCTTCACGTTCACCGACGCGAAACTGCACCACGGCCAGCTCGTGCCCGGCACCGGGTGGGTCGATGGCGATTACCTCGGCATCGACCAGGGCCCGATCGTGCTGATGATCGAAAACCATCGCAGCGATTTCGTGTGGTCGGTGATGCGGCGCAATCCCTACATCCGCAAAGGCCTGGAACGCGCGGGCTTCACCGGCGGCTGGCTCGACGGAGCGCAGTGA
- a CDS encoding TonB-dependent receptor has translation MKPRTIHRPTPRLLAVALASCVLALGAPAFAQSTSATLRGAATASTRVTATNTATGLSRSVQAGADGNYILAGLPPGVYRVDVEGGQSRTVTLSVGQNVTLNVAGGPAQLQSVEVVGAVQETRTSEVATYVTPKKIESLPQSSRNFLSFADTVPGVIFDTGNDDSTKLRSGAQNSNGVNVFIDGVGQKNYVLKGGISGQDSSRGNPFPQLAVGEYKVITSNYKAEYDQISSAAVTAVTKSGTNDFGGSVFWDRTSDFWRSMTPAEERAGVEANTHTEQYGMSVGGPILKDRLFYFVTYEGKSIDSPRTITPGQMYGGFALPANLQQFTGPLSSPFDEDLWFGKLTWQPDGDNLVELSLKQRNETEITGIGGQDTFDYGTSKQNDSTRVDLRWQYNQEQWLNDAHITFENEQWSPRATTIGPGFRFTGTTGDPFQGAVLNVGGGRDFQDKGQKGWSLQDDFSYFGFEGHTMKAGFKYKTIDINAFEQQPYNPQYSVDLPEQIFLGNNSFGTYVPWRVQFGAQVPGSPSRDITTKAKQFGIYFQDDWQVTEKLMLNLGLRWDYERSPGYENYVTPPNLVAALRAWPNIHGPNVDYNIENYISDGNNRDAFTGAWQPRLGFSYDLFADERHVIFGGAGRTYDRNLWDYLALEQSKSTFPTYELRFNTPTHPCNPATDAQCFTFNSSFYDPNTLYGIVAATPNLGAEVNLINNDLKTPYSDQFSLGMRNSFGVWGQEWQLSTTYVHIVSKDGIVFSLGNRWPDGSFRNPAVPGATWGNQPFGFPIPGFGTLIKADNGIETKLNQFLVSLEKTYTTDSPWSITFAYTYSDSKENRFNAANSDEHYLFDYPSLDNQPFLMSVGVPKNRLVVSGFMDTIWDMTFSGKLTVSSPYPKDSVNCHDTTSFNNCFFDEFVPDGTYGFKQLDLALRKSFDTQTSFTPWVRVDVLNVFDWHNWTDYDTWRGGPVPDFNPTFGDQNGYNIQGPPRTFKLSVGFDF, from the coding sequence ATGAAGCCTCGCACCATTCACCGCCCCACGCCGCGCCTGCTCGCGGTCGCGCTCGCCAGCTGCGTCCTCGCACTGGGCGCACCGGCCTTCGCGCAAAGCACGTCCGCCACGTTGCGGGGTGCCGCCACGGCATCCACGCGCGTCACCGCCACCAACACCGCCACCGGCCTGTCGCGCAGCGTGCAGGCCGGCGCCGACGGCAACTACATCCTCGCCGGCCTGCCGCCGGGCGTGTACCGCGTGGATGTCGAAGGCGGGCAGTCGCGCACCGTGACGTTGTCGGTCGGTCAGAACGTCACGCTGAACGTCGCGGGCGGCCCGGCGCAGCTGCAATCGGTCGAAGTGGTCGGCGCCGTGCAGGAAACGCGCACGTCGGAAGTCGCGACCTACGTGACGCCGAAGAAGATCGAATCGCTGCCGCAGTCCAGCCGCAACTTCCTGTCGTTCGCCGACACCGTCCCGGGCGTGATCTTCGACACCGGCAACGACGACTCCACCAAGCTGCGCAGCGGCGCGCAGAACTCCAACGGCGTCAACGTCTTCATCGACGGCGTGGGCCAGAAGAACTACGTGCTCAAGGGCGGCATCAGCGGCCAGGATTCCAGCCGCGGCAACCCGTTCCCGCAGCTGGCGGTGGGCGAGTACAAGGTCATCACGTCCAACTACAAGGCCGAGTACGACCAGATCAGCAGCGCCGCGGTGACCGCGGTGACGAAGTCGGGCACCAACGACTTCGGCGGCTCGGTGTTCTGGGATCGCACGTCGGACTTCTGGCGCTCGATGACGCCCGCCGAGGAACGCGCGGGCGTGGAAGCCAACACGCACACCGAGCAGTACGGCATGTCCGTCGGCGGCCCGATCCTCAAGGACCGCCTGTTCTACTTCGTCACCTACGAAGGCAAGAGCATCGACAGCCCGCGCACGATCACGCCGGGCCAGATGTACGGCGGCTTCGCGCTGCCGGCCAACCTGCAGCAGTTCACCGGGCCGCTGTCCTCGCCGTTCGACGAAGACCTGTGGTTCGGCAAGCTGACGTGGCAACCCGACGGCGACAACCTCGTGGAGTTGTCGCTCAAGCAGCGCAACGAAACCGAGATCACCGGCATCGGCGGCCAGGACACGTTCGACTACGGCACGTCCAAGCAGAACGACAGCACGCGCGTCGACCTGCGCTGGCAGTACAACCAGGAGCAGTGGCTCAACGACGCGCACATCACGTTCGAGAACGAGCAGTGGAGCCCGCGCGCCACGACCATCGGTCCCGGCTTCCGCTTCACCGGCACCACCGGCGATCCCTTCCAGGGCGCCGTGCTCAACGTGGGCGGCGGCCGCGACTTCCAGGACAAGGGCCAGAAGGGCTGGTCGCTGCAGGACGACTTCTCGTACTTCGGCTTCGAAGGCCACACGATGAAGGCGGGCTTCAAGTACAAGACCATCGACATCAACGCGTTCGAGCAGCAGCCCTACAACCCGCAGTACTCGGTGGACCTGCCGGAGCAGATCTTCCTCGGCAACAACAGCTTCGGGACCTACGTGCCGTGGCGCGTGCAGTTCGGCGCGCAGGTGCCGGGCTCGCCGAGCCGCGACATCACCACCAAGGCCAAGCAGTTCGGCATCTACTTCCAGGACGACTGGCAGGTCACCGAGAAGCTGATGCTCAACCTCGGCCTGCGCTGGGACTACGAGCGCAGCCCCGGCTACGAAAACTACGTGACGCCGCCCAACCTCGTGGCTGCGTTGCGCGCGTGGCCCAACATCCATGGGCCCAACGTGGACTACAACATCGAGAACTACATCAGCGACGGCAACAACCGCGACGCCTTCACCGGCGCGTGGCAGCCGCGCCTGGGCTTCTCGTACGACCTGTTCGCCGACGAACGCCACGTGATCTTCGGCGGCGCGGGCCGCACCTACGATCGCAACCTGTGGGATTACCTCGCGCTCGAGCAATCCAAGAGCACGTTCCCGACCTACGAACTGCGCTTCAACACGCCAACGCATCCGTGCAACCCGGCCACCGACGCGCAGTGCTTCACGTTCAACAGCAGCTTCTACGATCCGAACACGCTGTACGGCATCGTCGCGGCCACGCCCAACCTGGGCGCGGAAGTGAACCTGATCAACAACGACCTCAAGACGCCGTACTCCGACCAGTTCAGCCTGGGCATGCGCAATTCGTTCGGCGTGTGGGGCCAGGAATGGCAGCTGTCGACGACGTACGTGCACATCGTCAGCAAGGACGGCATCGTCTTCTCGCTGGGCAACCGCTGGCCCGATGGCAGCTTCCGCAATCCCGCGGTACCAGGTGCGACGTGGGGCAACCAGCCCTTCGGCTTCCCGATCCCGGGCTTCGGCACGCTGATCAAGGCCGACAACGGCATCGAGACGAAGCTCAACCAGTTCCTCGTGTCGCTGGAGAAGACCTACACCACCGATTCGCCGTGGAGCATCACCTTCGCCTACACCTACAGCGATTCGAAGGAGAACCGCTTCAACGCCGCGAACTCGGACGAGCATTACCTGTTCGACTATCCCAGCCTCGACAACCAGCCGTTCCTGATGTCGGTGGGCGTGCCGAAGAACCGCCTGGTGGTCAGCGGCTTCATGGACACCATCTGGGACATGACGTTCTCCGGCAAGCTCACCGTGTCCAGCCCGTATCCGAAGGATTCGGTGAACTGCCACGACACCACCAGCTTCAACAACTGCTTCTTCGATGAGTTCGTGCCCGATGGCACGTACGGCTTCAAGCAGCTCGACCTCGCGCTGCGGAAGTCCTTCGACACGCAGACCAGCTTCACCCCGTGGGTGCGCGTGGACGTGCTGAACGTGTTCGACTGGCACAACTGGACGGACTACGACACCTGGCGCGGCGGTCCGGTCCCGGACTTCAACCCGACCTTCGGCGACCAGAACGGCTACAACATCCAGGGCCCGCCGCGCACGTTCAAGCTCTCGGTCGGCTTCGACTTCTGA